The Maridesulfovibrio sp. genomic sequence TATACTTTGAGCATTTCAAATACTGCTTCATCATTTTCAAATCCATATTCATACACCCTGAAATGAAAAATTAAATCACGTTACTCAAATATTCTGCACAGAATTAGGCAAATAAGCACAAAAAACAGACTAGAACCGCCACATAAATTTGACAAGTCCCCCAAACGAGTCACCCAAATCCTGTGCCGATAATTTGCGTCCGTTGCTGCTGTAAAAAGTATAACTCCGGTCATAGATATATTCCGGCCCGATTGATAAAGTCCAATTATCATAGGGAGAATAATCAAGATACAGAGCGAACTTTGATTGAGTTTCTTTTACAAAGCCATCAGTTTCATAAATTTTATTTGACCCGGACATGGCCACGGTCATTCCTATGGTTTTCTTTTTGCCATCGCCCATTTCCACCCCGATCATCTTAAGGGTCTCGGCAATGGCTTCATACGATACGGAAAGGACTAATCCCAATTCAATATCCCCGAAAAGCTCATCATTAATCGGGCTGACAGCGACGGCTTTAACTCCGCCGCCCAGAATAGAGCCTTTCCACAAATCGTAAGCAAGTCCTCCCTGCAGACCAAGCCCCAAAGCTCCGGGGAGATTTTTTTCAAAAGCTGAGGTGGCAGTGCAATCAAGCCAATATATCCAGTCCTTGTAAAATCTACCGTTAGCCAGATGTGCCTCTAGGGTTAGATCCTGCAGATTTTCAAAAGGAGGGTTGGAACTCTCTCCTCCGCTGATCTGCTGTGAAAACTCACCCGCGTCTTCCCATAAAAAATTGGAGACTCCGTATGTTAACTCAAAAATGGAGTACCCTGCTTTGATCGTGTTACGCACAACACTGACCTTACCGGAGGAATTGGCAAAAGAAGCCGGCAATGCATAAGAGGAAGAGACTGTAATATAGGGCTTCTTTTTAAACTTGGTAGGAGTATCCATTAAAGCGTCATCAACAAGTCCGACAGGTCCCAGCCCTATTCCTGCAGCAGGCTGTGGGCATAAAAAAAAGCATAGAATAGCGAAAAAAATAAATTTAAAATCAGACATTTATATATAACGGCTGACAGCAAGGTCAGATGATTTTAGCTTTTACAAAATTTTGCGGCAGCAGATGTATTCAGCTGCCAATTACATGTGAATGTTCAATGCGAGAAAACCTGTTTGTCGCAGCAAAAATTTAAGCATATGTGATGCATTAAGTAAAAACAAATTACGCAATACGGGTTGTTAAAAATACGCATTATTTAGATAATCCCATCAAAATCAAATCTGTTACATCTATCAACAGCATACGAATATATATGGCTCAAACAGATTCTTCCCGTACAACCTCCGGCTAAACCAAAAATGAAATACTGTTTTTGATCAATGGGGTCGGAAACCTTTATCACTGAGAATTGAGACGCGCCTTTAGGGAAGTGCTATACATGCGCGGAATGAGCAAGGAAATTTTTGTCGCTGTTTATTGCCGCAAAGCTGTTGAAGTGCTAAAATAATGCAAAATCTAAAATAACCAAAACTAACACTTGCCAGTCAATTATTTATCCGCTTGTGCAGTGATCATTAATCAACTTTTTAATACGAATAATCTACCATGAACACATAAAACTGGTTATTATTTTGATAACATGTCTCAATCTAAGGACAAAAAATGATCCGCAAGCAAACATTAATCATAATCTTAATAGTAGTTTTAATGCTTTGTTTTGCAGTAAGTGCAAAAGCTAAAAAAATAACTATTCTGGTAGATACATGGCCTCCATATAACTTTAAGATAAATAATAAAATTGTCGGAATAAGTACGGAACTGGTAGAGGCAGCATTACAAAAGACCAAGCTTAATTACGAACTTGTATTATATCCATTTAAACGAGCCTTAATTACAGTACAAAAAAATCCAAACACAATGCTCTATACAGTGGCACGTATTCCGCAACGCGAAAATATGTTTGCATGGATTGGTCCCCTACACCCCAGAAAAGTATACCTTTTCAAATTGAAAAGAAGGACAGACATACATATTGCTGGAGTAGAAGATATTAAGAAATATCATACTGGAGCTCTTTCAGGCGGCTCTGTTGAACAATTTTTTATCACCCATGGCTTTCATGAAGGAGACTACTACTTAGTCAGCAAGTCAGATCAATTATTGAAAATGCTCTTCAAAAAACGAATTGATCTCATCCCGGGCGATCCTTTAGATTTAGCCTATCAAATGAAACTGTTGGGGCTTAAATATTCAGAACTTGAAAAAGTGTATATGCTATCTGATGAAGGCGGTTATTACATGGTAGCAAATAAAAATACTCCAGATGCAATCATCACAATGATACAGAAATCTCTAGACGAAATAATAGCAACAGGTCTCAGAGAAGAAATAATTAATAAATATTTAAAATGAGTTTGGCCTTGGCAAGCTAATGTCAATAATTCAGCGCAGAAGACTCCCACACACATCAAATAAGTTTAATTATATTTTATATTAGCTACAGGGATACATTTCAGTTGTACAATTAAGTACTGTCATTTATTAAAAATAAAAACATCGTATAGTAAAGATCTATTACCATTCTCAAAACATTAATACGTTGCGTTCTTGAAACTGAAATTATTAAATTATAGCTAAACAACTCATTCTGATTATTTAAAAGACCATATCACTTACAGTAAAATTTTACATATCTCTAATTTGCATCAGAATAAAATAATGATAAGGATTTGGCGAATGAAAAGCACTAAGGATATCAAAAGAACATTGGGTACAAACATCGAATACTGTATCTAAAGATATCCCTTCGCGACCAATTTCCCAATAATGAACTGCCCACGGAAATTCTTCTATATATTCTTTTCGGTATTTTCGTTGCGGCAAATTAGTAGGATAAAAATCTTCATGAACGCTCTCTTTTAGAACATTCTGTCTTTTTTGTGACACAACATGAACTCTAGAACCATAACAAGAATAGGGAAGACTTATGAAAATGTACTTCTTGCTCAATAAAGATAATTTCATCAAATTTAACTTAAAACTAGACCAAGAAAAATGTTCAAGAACTTGAAATGCACAACAGATGTCATATTTTCGAGGGTGACTCTTTACATCAAAAGTGTTCCAATCGCCAACAATAGTTGGATTATGAGTTTTCTCAAAATCGAATGTAGTATAATCATAACCAATATTACGCATATTATTAGCACAAAAATGTTCACCAGGGCCTAGCTCAAAAACTGACCGAACATCTGGTATCCTATGTATCGTCTGCATCTGCAGCATGTACGACCCTGCATGAGCTTGAGTTAAAAATTTTCCAGAATTAATTTTTTTGCTATTTACTATTCGATCTAAAGTTTCTGGAGCATAAGCCTCATCAAACATTTTGATTGATCTGTCATATTTTGCGGCCATAACAAACTCCTGCGGAGAACAGATATTCATGGGTTGCATCTTAAATGCAGTACCTCAGTGCGTACTGCAACATTCAACAAATATTAAAGATTCAATATTTTGATACTCAACTACAGTACTTATCACAATATGCACTTAAACAGTAGCATATCTAAAAATAATTTTTCAACCATGACGTGGCATTGTAACCTAAGTAGAGCCTCAACGAAAAAAGACTCGGCAAATACTCATATTTTTTAGGAGAACCGTATCTAAATTCAACCAAGCTCTTGCTAAACTGGAAAAAAACGGACAATTTGATATTTGATTAAAGAGTCAGGTGTTTAAGTTCAACCCCAACAGTAGCAGAAATACTTAATCAATGATGGATCAACTGGACATGCGAACAATGTTGCTGGTGGGGGCTATGGTCTGCCTCACACTGGCGATGGTAATGACGTATTATTCTTTTGCCCGGAAGACATATCGCGGATTCCAATACTGGACAGCAGGGATAGTTAGCATCGGCTTAGGCGCTGTCCTTGTCTCCATGCGAAGAGTTCTACCTGCCTTTGTATCAATCGTAATTGGAAACTTTCTGATTATCTTGATGCCTTACCTGCTCACCCAAGGCTTAGCTGTTTTTTTAAACATAAAATGGAAACTATCCAAACTTAACGCAGCAGCTTTAGGCCTGTTTTTTTTGGGATTTGCATGGTGGACATACATAAAGCCGGACCTGCATGCCAGAATAATAGGTCTAAGTCTGGTAATGGCCTTTTTTTTCGGACAAGCTTTATACCTTACCACAAAAAAGATGCCGTCTATATTAAAAACACAAGAATGGTCTTTAACTGTAGCACTAGTAATATCTACCATATCTTCATTATTCAGATTTGCTGTAACAATACTGAGCACTCAAAAAATAGGATTTTTGAATAACTCCGGAGCACTTCAATCAACAGCCCTAATGATGATTATCATAAGTGTTGTAGCAAGTGCATGTTCAATACTGATCTTGAATTCACACCGCATGGAAAAAGATCTTAAAGATGCTAAAACAAAAATAGAGAAACTAGCCAACATAGACGAACTGAGTAACCTATTCAACAGAAGATACTTTAATCAAAAGTTGGAACAAGAATTTAAACGACATCAAAGATCAGCATCTTCTTTATCTTTGATCATGCTGGATATCGATTGTTTCAAATTATACAATGACACATACGGACATCAATCAGGAGACCAATGTATCCAAGAGGTTTCCGCAATTTTAAAGGACTCAGGCTCTCGCCCCTCAGATATTGCTGCAAGATACGGAGGAGAAGAATTTGTTTTACTTTTACCGGATACCGATACAACCGGAGCTCAAAAAGTCGCAAAAACAATTCAAAAAAAATTGAAAGCCAAATCCATTCCACATAAGGCATCTACGGTAGCTGATGTTGTTACTTTAACTTTTGGAATCGCAACAATTATTCCAGACAGGACAACATCCCCGGAGTCTATTATAAAATTAGCTGATCAATATCTGTACAAAGGAAAAGAGAATGGAAAAGACCAAATTAAATTATACTGTTCTTAGTAAAATACTATCCTACAGAAATCATACTCTGCAACAAGTATATCAAATCAATATGACTAAATATAATAAGATGTCATTCAAATCATAAGCCATACAATTTATCTTTTCATATATTTGACCACAATTGATTGATCAAAATAACACCCCAAAACACATAAATAAGTTAGCAAAATTGATCTTAACTTTTATTTTTATTACGAATTACATCATGCAAAAGCCATTTTTCCAGTTCTTCAACTTTTCCTGGCAGAAAAAAATGCTCTTTACAGTTATTGCGGGCTAATTCTTTTGCTGTAAGAATCTGCTCATCCGCCATATCAAGCACCTTTTCAAAGGCTGCTTCAAATTCGGCTGGTCCTGATTCAAACGGCAGCAGGAACTCATTGAAATAATCAGGCCAGACTTCACAAATTCCACCCACATCTCTTGAAATAGGGAGCAATCCTTCCGCCATGGCTTCCAGCAGAGTATTGGGCAGTCCTTCAAAATATGAAGGCAGCACAAACACATCAGCCCTGCGCAGATACCCGGAGACATCTTTGGTGAAGCCTACCCACTCTATTTTCTCAGACAATCCCAATGAATTGCATAAAGCATGAAGCTCTTTTTCAATATTTCCGGTACCGAGAATAATGCACCTGAAATCAAAGCGGAGTCTGGCGAGCGCGTTGAGCACATCCTCATGACCTTTGCCTTTGTTCAACTGAGAAGTGCAGATAAAGGTCAACGGCCTGTTCACTGTAAGTTCGTGCTCGGAATAAATCTTTCCATTCAAAATAACTTCGGTATCTTCCTTTTTTATATATGGAAGACTGTCCACAAAGCCGTCACGTATATATTCACAAGGACATAAAAAATGCGGTTTGATCCAGTTGTGCAAAAAATCAACTTTTTTGGTGTAAGGGATATCTTCCGGTAAACCTATCCTTTGAATCAAGGGGATACCCAGAATCTTTGCTGCAACACCGGCAGTGGTGAGATCCTTACCTACATTAATAATTACTGCATCTATCTTTTTGATTTTAAATTCATAAATAAATTTAGCAATTGCAACTGGATTAAAATCAGGACCGAACCATGTTTTTTCTCCGTGTCCTGCCTTATCCCGGCATTTCTCCACGAATGCAGGCTGCCTGCCCCAGATATAAACATTGTTTCCGCGAAGTTTAAGCTGTTCCGCGAAACTTACGACCCATGATTTTACTCCACCCCATTTATGGGTAGAGTTTACAAACGCAATATTCATATTTTCCACCTAATATAAAGAACTACCTAAACTTGATATGTAAATCATTTAATGAAAATAAATTTGTTTAAAAATTCTGCTGTTCCTGAAACTGGAGCTTTTTAACCGATATCAACGGACGCGGCAAGATTTTCCAGATGAGAAACCTGTTTGAACATGCTGAGGCGAGCCGGGGATTGTTGTAACTGACAAATCCTTGTACAGATATAATTATGAAAGAATACATTCAAGCAGTAGTAACAATACTTGCCCTGATCAACCCACTGGTATGCATGGAAATCTTCACTGACTGTGTATCCGGGATACCGCCTGAGCAAAAAGTAAAGGAAGCACTGAAGGCGCTTACAGCAACAGGCGCAGTGCTATTCGCATCAGCTTTTTTCGGCATGGCTGTATTAAAAAACCTCGGCATATCCATGGCAGCTTTTTCCTGTGCAGGCGGTGGTATTCTTGCGTGGATCGGTGCAAATATGCTTACACCAGACCGTAATGCACCAAGTGCTATAGCTACCAGAGACAGTAAAGACATATCATTATCCCCACTCATACTTTTTGCAGCCAGTCCCGGAACTATTACCGCGGTAATAACAATTGCAGCCACGCACAACAGGCACGACATGCCCGTAACGGCAGTTGCCGGGGTGGCAGTTGCACTTGTAGTTCTAGCGGCTGCACTACTGTCTGCAGCAAAATTTTCAAAAGTAGAAAACAAGAAAAGCGGAATGCGGGAGATAATTTCCAGCTATATGGGAGTATTGATTATCGCCATGGGAATTCAATTTATCCTCAGCGGTATAAATGAATTCTCGAAGTAGAGAGGGACAATGTATGACTAGTGGTAGCTGTCATAAATTTTTTTAATTGTTCCATCCTTCAATAATTTATCAATTGCTTTATTGAAACGCGGAACTGCATCTTTCTTACTTGGATGAAATCGTATCATCATAGCCGGAGAATCGTACGGTTCGCTGACAACAAGTTTACCTGCCAGCCCATTTGTCTTTATCTGATATAATGCAAAATCCTTATTCATAAGGGCCTGATCGAGACGACCTGCAAGAATAAGCTGAACAAGTTTATTCTCATTTTCAAGAACATGTGGAATTATACGCCCATCAGCAAAGTAAGGATCATATTTTGGATACACGTATCCCCTGACCACACCTACAGTTCTACCCAGTAATTCATTGGGGTAAGCATGAGGTACGGCCTTCTCAGCATTAAAAAGAACTATTGAATCCGAAACAGCAAACGGCTTGCTGAAGACTCCAATAACTTTTGCAGATTGCCTCCACGCGGGATTCGACATTGGTTCGATATCTACTTCACCTGCATCAAATTTCCGCTGAGACCGGTTGAACGGACAACGCACAAACTCAATAGTATCCCCGGTT encodes the following:
- a CDS encoding transporter substrate-binding domain-containing protein, encoding MIRKQTLIIILIVVLMLCFAVSAKAKKITILVDTWPPYNFKINNKIVGISTELVEAALQKTKLNYELVLYPFKRALITVQKNPNTMLYTVARIPQRENMFAWIGPLHPRKVYLFKLKRRTDIHIAGVEDIKKYHTGALSGGSVEQFFITHGFHEGDYYLVSKSDQLLKMLFKKRIDLIPGDPLDLAYQMKLLGLKYSELEKVYMLSDEGGYYMVANKNTPDAIITMIQKSLDEIIATGLREEIINKYLK
- a CDS encoding diguanylate cyclase, producing the protein MMDQLDMRTMLLVGAMVCLTLAMVMTYYSFARKTYRGFQYWTAGIVSIGLGAVLVSMRRVLPAFVSIVIGNFLIILMPYLLTQGLAVFLNIKWKLSKLNAAALGLFFLGFAWWTYIKPDLHARIIGLSLVMAFFFGQALYLTTKKMPSILKTQEWSLTVALVISTISSLFRFAVTILSTQKIGFLNNSGALQSTALMMIIISVVASACSILILNSHRMEKDLKDAKTKIEKLANIDELSNLFNRRYFNQKLEQEFKRHQRSASSLSLIMLDIDCFKLYNDTYGHQSGDQCIQEVSAILKDSGSRPSDIAARYGGEEFVLLLPDTDTTGAQKVAKTIQKKLKAKSIPHKASTVADVVTLTFGIATIIPDRTTSPESIIKLADQYLYKGKENGKDQIKLYCS
- a CDS encoding glycosyltransferase is translated as MNIAFVNSTHKWGGVKSWVVSFAEQLKLRGNNVYIWGRQPAFVEKCRDKAGHGEKTWFGPDFNPVAIAKFIYEFKIKKIDAVIINVGKDLTTAGVAAKILGIPLIQRIGLPEDIPYTKKVDFLHNWIKPHFLCPCEYIRDGFVDSLPYIKKEDTEVILNGKIYSEHELTVNRPLTFICTSQLNKGKGHEDVLNALARLRFDFRCIILGTGNIEKELHALCNSLGLSEKIEWVGFTKDVSGYLRRADVFVLPSYFEGLPNTLLEAMAEGLLPISRDVGGICEVWPDYFNEFLLPFESGPAEFEAAFEKVLDMADEQILTAKELARNNCKEHFFLPGKVEELEKWLLHDVIRNKNKS
- a CDS encoding MarC family protein, whose protein sequence is MKEYIQAVVTILALINPLVCMEIFTDCVSGIPPEQKVKEALKALTATGAVLFASAFFGMAVLKNLGISMAAFSCAGGGILAWIGANMLTPDRNAPSAIATRDSKDISLSPLILFAASPGTITAVITIAATHNRHDMPVTAVAGVAVALVVLAAALLSAAKFSKVENKKSGMREIISSYMGVLIIAMGIQFILSGINEFSK
- a CDS encoding transporter substrate-binding domain-containing protein; this encodes MRYQNMRLLAICFIAAFFILSTSFSCLCAGEKFRVMLHTGSFPPYYFPENTPYTGIVKDVFNAFAKETGDTIEFVRCPFNRSQRKFDAGEVDIEPMSNPAWRQSAKVIGVFSKPFAVSDSIVLFNAEKAVPHAYPNELLGRTVGVVRGYVYPKYDPYFADGRIIPHVLENENKLVQLILAGRLDQALMNKDFALYQIKTNGLAGKLVVSEPYDSPAMMIRFHPSKKDAVPRFNKAIDKLLKDGTIKKIYDSYH